cacattattttaaaagtttCCAGCAATGTATTCTGCATGGGCCCTTTGTAGTATTAGGTGATGTATCCCTCTTATTCCTGTGAATAACTAGCAGTAAAATTCACATTGAGATACAGAGGAGATTAATAGCACATTAACCATCTAAAATGCCAGTGGAGACCAGgttttgatttcagtgtttctttctaGATTCACCGACTTAACCAACAATTCATCAATCAGACAAGGAAAAATCCATCTGAAATGTGGATGGGACACACATTTTTCCACTGACAAAAACCACAGAAACCGTTTTTCAGTCACATCAGTTCACATTCCCAAATCTCTGGACTAAATAGAAACGTCACTGATCGATGAACCAGTGAATCCAAGGATGGATCCGAAGATTTATCAAGGATTTTTGCATTAAAGCTAAGATGTTTTTTGCAGCTGCACGTTATTTATATAGTGCTGTCGTGTGGAGTACAAAATGAGTATGCTTAGATGGAGTTGGGGGGAAAAGTCCCTCAGTAGAGCCCCGTTAGAGAGCAGAGTGAAAACATTCTCTACATTTTTCCCTCACAAAACTCTCACATTCTTTCCATCCATGCATTTTTCAGTTGACCAACATACTCAGTGCTTGCTTGTGCGGTGGAATAGGTGAGGGTCACATTACCTCACACATTACAACAGCATGAGAAGACTcgcaaacagcaaacaaacacacaaactgacctAATTTTGTGTAATTTGGAGAGGTCTGGGTTGAGGCTGGTGAACTTCTGGGCGAGCTTCCAGACGGTGACAATGAAAAAGAAGACgttgaggatgatgatgaagcacACGGGGCCGAAGAAGCTCCAGATGAGGCCGTCCTTCAGGgacagccagcagctagttagGAGGAAGGAAACACATGTGCATGACAGGGTTTTTCTTACGCCACTGAGCCAGATAACAGCAGGTTACTGATGTAATCTATCACACATCgagtgtgcaaacacacatactgcaaCACTTACTGCTGGTCAGTGCCGTATCCCTTTGGTCTAATGATGCCAGATATAACAACGATGACAAGGGGTGCCCCGTAACCGGTGACGAATAAGTAGAGGGGGCGAATGTTGGCGTTGAACACCAGGACCACCATACGGTACAGCTGCACCCCTTCTAACAGCATCCAGATAAACActgccaagaagaagaaatggagcAGCGCAGCAACAAACCTGCAGCCACCCTGTAATGTAGAAAGATGAGATCAGAGGGGAATGAAATGTCCACCGCATTCACAGCGGGAATCCGACAAAGAGAATactttgaagaagaaaatgtaaacagcCATTTCCGATGATCATAACCTGAATTAGATTACAGTCAGATTCACTGAATTAAgaccagaggtggaagaaggagTTAGCATTCATTCTGTAAATTACTGGTTtatcattacaagtaaaagtcctgcattcgaaatgtattatcagtaaaatctacttaagtatcaaaagtaaaagtacccatTTAggctctttcaaaatgaatattattaatgatatataatattattgCATTATCATTAATAATCCATTAACATTTGACCAACAATTTAATATTGCAGCAGGTCGGGGTCGTGGTGTTAAAAGTATCTGCAGCTGTCAAATAGATGTACTTGAAATACAATGtgtgcctctgaaatgtagtggagtacacatataaagtggcataaaatggaaatactcaagtgaagtacaagttCCCCAAAACTTAAAtatagttactttccaccactgattaaGACACTGGTGTTACACCATTGTTTCACttaggaggttttttttttgcctcaagaaaaccacaaactgtAACGTGGCCGGAAGATGGGTTTGAGGTTCAATATCGCAGGACCATTAATGTGAAGCCTATTGAGTTGTTAACTGGGATCCACTTTGTAGCCTGTAAACAGGAAGATGAGTGGAATACTTcaacatttgtaaatatttggaTCAAATTACTTTCTTAGGGTAAACCATCACAATATTGGAGTCTGCGTAACGGAAGTCAGCATTTGCTGGCACAAACATACCACAGGTTCAGTTCGTGAAATGCCAGCCAGAAAGATGAGGTCAGCGTTGAAGAGGCACACGCAGAGGTGCAGGTGGATGGTGGTGCGGGTCCCTTGTATGGAGCGGCAGAACTTGAACGTCAGGATGCACAGTATGAGACACAGCAGGGAGATGATCAGCCCTATCTTGGTCACCACCAGGAGCCCGAAGGTGTGCTAACAGAGAAGACAGGTCAGGTGTTTAGCTGGAGTTATAAGGTCATCATTTacaacataatgtgtgtgtgcgtgtgtgtgtttacactgacaTATATgtgagtgaggaagagagggaaagagagaggcaggttTGTTGTCTTACTTACTCATCATTATCgtatttaaagcagctataactAATACTTGGCTCAagcaagttgtaaacacaacattgacatgcattacattttaaagtggATATGGCACGCAGCCGCCTATCTACACATcaagcagatatggagcaacatcagCCTttttttgatgttgtgtttctggccacctggtgaatataagtccaatatttagtCTCCtctttggtctccactaactcctttagctgctaaatcagaatcagatcagaatcagaaactgtttattgccaagtaacatacattacaaggaatttgctgtggtctgaaggtgctattgttttgataacaaataagtagaatataaaaagttaaataagaataagaataaaaataagataagataagataaataacaaacagtgcagtgaccagaaaaaagtaaagtgtccagtagggggtgggtgcgttaatgtaacgcaggggggacaggggtgatgtacgttaatataacatataactagtgtttgtgttcggggggggggtcagcagcGAAATGCTCCACTAGGTTCACCAGCTACTCGCTAATTTTGTCTGCCATGTGTTTCTGGGCAGGTAGATCATTTATCAGAGCTTCTTCGctaaaacagctgcctgctgcgagTATGAGTGCTTCcaaaatgttcaatattaaacgaataaattaataaataatcatgaaacaaataataacGAATAAATTgtggaaaatatatatttgaaacaataatttgttaaataattgaaaataaatattaaaagtcATTATTATAGTACAAAAATTGTAAACTTAAACTTACTTCACTTTAATGCTTTGCGGTATTTTTCCCAGTAACATTTGTATTTCATGCCACTATTTATTTAAgtctttatagtgtgtgtgtgtctgcttcttACCTCCATAGGGTAGAGTGCCATTAACACAGCGAAGCTGCTCAGATGTTCAGATGTACACACGGTGTGTGTGGCATTGGAGTGCTGTTGATAGCAGCCATCTGTGGACCAGGTCCCTCTCTCACTCCAGTACGCACAGATGTGGCTCACCTCGGGGGACTCCTCTATGTCCtatgcacaaaacaaaaccaggcTTCATTTATATCTTCGTATTCCAGCACTCTTTCGACTACAATGATCAAAAAAGTAACACATTGGTAGAAGTAGGACCACACTGGAAAGACTGTGGGTCAAGTGGGACTACCTGTAGATGTCTCAGGGTGATGTTGACAGGGCGGCTCAGGCTCAGAGTGGATGGGTTGGAGACCACAACAGACACAACTTTAGAGAAGATCTGAAAGGAGGGATCCACACCATCTTTTTCATGTCCTGTGAGCTCCCCAAAGGACCGGTTAACAGAGCCCTCAAGGTTCTTGTAGCTCAACAATGCAGCCAGAGCAAAACCTATAAAAGACAATAATAAGAAACATGATAGTATTTGATATACATTAAAAGTGTGACTTATTTGTCATAAGAGAAGAGTTTACCAGGGTATGATCCCGTCCCAGCTGCTGTTGCCCAGTCAGTGTCGAGGTTAGCATTCTCATTGCTCAGATGGATTGGTCCGGTGGGTCGAGTCGTTCCCCTGTGCACTGCAATCTCTGTGTCTATTTGAACACAGTTCACATTAGCTTTcctacttttatttattaaactcTGAATATATCATCGTCCATGTTAAAGGTCGGTAAGTTTCTACATTTTCAACTATAGTTTGCAGATCACGGATGAGCTTAAGGACTCTGTTACCTGTCTCAGTGGTCTCTAGCTTGGTGCGGTTGTCTTTGAGCTGTGGACCAATGAGCATAATGGCGTTCTCCACGACACCAAGCAATCTGGTCACACCGTCACTGCTGTCCACGTGACCAGGGGACAGGATGGCCACGGTCGCTGTGAAAAGTTTCTGCCCAAGTTGCAGGACACACAAGGGGGAAGTGAGAACACTggatatgtttgtatgtgtaagaatgtgtgtgtgtttgtgatttgtaTCTGCTGCCCTGACCTCCAGTAGCGCTTCTCCATCAGCCTTCCTTTCATGAGCGGTGCTGGGGTTAGACAGAGCCAAACAGTTGTTTCTCATCATGAACAAAATGTCTGCCAGTCCTTCGAGcgactgagagacagagacagagacagaaacggAGAATAATGAGACTATTCAGTCTGCGATATACCAAAGTTCATGTATACTAAACCCTACAGGGCTGCGGGGTGGTCTAGTAAATACAGGAAATGAGCTGAAATGTTCTTTAAGAGGACACTGCGCCCTGGGCTCCTGGACTCTGCACTCTGAGCTACATGAAGGGCAAATAAACCCTCCATAAGAGGTTaatacatttgatttctttctgaTTGTTGCAGAATGCATCATTATGCTAATACTTTAGTATCTAAACATGCGGCTTACCGGTGCAGACCCGCTGTCGGCATTGAAGCTGTCACAGTCGAGCTCTAGATGGGGACGGGAGCGAAACATCAGACTATCGTCGCACCAGTTGAGTTTGATACTTCACCGCAGTATGCATTGAAAGCAGAGGAGTGTGATCAAATCTACACAGCAAAGCAGCGgcactgaacagaaactgatgTAAGTGATGGTGATGGAGAGGTAACTCACCTGAGCATGGGGTCCTTCTGGTGCCATAATTAGTGTATCCTTTTGGACACTTGCACCAGTAACTCCCATTAATGTTTTCACAAGTCCCATCCACTCCACAGAGgtctttcatttcatcttccTTGCATTCATCTATATCTGTGGatggagaggaagcagagacatAAGTAATCATTGGCATTCCTTAAGGGCAATGGTTTCAACGACTCCAGTCTGAAACAAATCTGAATACAGCAGGTATTGCTAACGGATCAGACATCTCTGCAGTGTAACCAGGGGCACGGTCGTGTGAGTCCTTCATTGTTGGCAAAAAGATCTTAGAGACAGTTTCAGAACTTTCCCGGCAACCAGTGTCGTGAGATGTTGTCTTGCCATTTCAAGTTAGTTAAAAGCTGCAATTTGATGTAGTGGGAGGCAGGAGATGGCTTTGTGGTTTAGGTCAGAGTACAGGGAGTTATAATAGTTGAATCGTGATGAAACAAAAGCATGTATGACCTTTTCGAGATCAGCTCAGGAAAGTGCTCCTTCGGTGGAGGGACGCTACGAGCTCCCCGATTCTTTCGTAATTATTGAgagttttatttgaatgtgagACGTGTGCTCATATCCCTGAGACCAGAGGGACAGTTTTCATATCTGTTTTCTCACACCAGAGTTTTCAGGACTGGGTGAGTATGTACGGACCGTACattgattgacatctccctcGCTCTCCAGTTCTTTTTGTCCCACCTGTTGAAGGCGGGGGCAACTTCCACCATTGTGATTCTGTTGAGCACATTGTTTTTGTGATCCCAGCAAACTCACAGTACAGAACCAATCAACTCCCACCTGAAAAAAGCAGACACGACTCACCTATGCAGCCTCCGGGGCCGCTGTTGGCGTCGGTGTACCCAGAGcggcagctgcagctgtagtTCCCAATCAGGTTAGAACAATACGCAGCGTGACCACAGATATTGGAATCTTCGATGCACTCGTTGACATCTGACAGAACAAGTGAAGACCGGTTGGACAAGAGAGAAAtactgaagagaaacacacacactctcacacacacacacacacacacacacacacacactcaccttggCACTGTCCATCTACCACTGTGAAGTTATACTtttgatgaatgtttttgtacCCAGTCTTGCACTGACAGTAGTAGCTGCCGACCGTGTTGAAGCAGTTTGTGTACTTCCCACATGCTGCTTCGGAATGAGAGCACTCATTATCATCTGTAGatttggacacaaacacacaaagcaaagaCAGTACAAATACAGTGATAAATCTCACAGATcaatacataataaaacatactgtactgtatctttcttttttgaaatgGTGGCGATCTAAGAATTTAAACCTCTTCTActgttgttttcattgcaaTCCACTCTGGAAATGAGCGGTGCTTTAAAGCCTAAAATGGAAAAACGAAGTggaatgtcaaaaaaaagtcTACTTTTTAGAGGTATTGCATAACGGGTGTTCTTGTCTTGAGTAGAAGCCACAATAAAGCATCAGTGTACAGAAGCTAGACAGTGGAGAGGGATGGTTAAAATCAGAGGTCACCGCCGATTATTACCAACACAGCCACGGCCACGACTGACGAAGCCCTGGAGACACTGAGAGTAACATTTCCACAGCATACACAATAAGcctgtgaggacagagagagatgtcacTTAGTTGCAATTCACAGTTAAGGCAAACTCTTACAATAACAAGGAAGACACAATAAAGCAGAGCAACCACACCTGTGCGCTTTGcccttttttaaactttattcatCCAGTCTCTGAGAAACTTCCAAGCATCATTTTTGCCAAGAAAGGCCATTTGAACAGCACAAGTCACCCTTGAGTTGGCTCCAAGAGTGTAACCCTGGGCACAGTAGTGGAAccccattttcatttttgtgcctGCCCCCTACAGCAACATGTAAGAAAACTTCCCCAGACTTAAAAGTTGACAATTACATGCAGTGTTTCTGCCGAGCTATTACACAACTTCCAGTAATGATGTTGTTCATTTACATGTCAAAAGGAGTTCCTCTTTTCTAAACGACCCTTGCTGAAGAGGAAGTAGCTTGGATTCATATGTTGACCATACGGAGTCATGGCAATataaaagcatcaaaacatcaacagaaacTCAAACAATTCCTACATTATATTCCAGTTGTCCATCGAAGCTCCCTGTGCTCAGTATGGTACAAACCCTCACAGTTTCTCTAGCTAAGTACATCACCTCAGTGTCGCAGTATTGTCTCCTCGTAACTCCAAAACTCCACTGGAAGTAGgatatttaataaatgaatggtAAAGGGACAATTATTTGGAGCTTCAGGAACATATGGAGTGGTTTGACTCTAAGTTTATATGGATTTTTTATTAAccacgctagcagcatggcACTAGAGATGACAGTCTGTGGGAAGGTCAGTCAGGCAACACTGGTGCAGCATTATCCGCAGCTATTGGATTATTGACATTTTGAAcagatgttcatggtccccacagGATGACGCTTAATGACTTTCATCTAACACCAGCAGCAGGGCAAACTTTTCATTTATcctttgaaatatctcaacccCTACAAGGTGGACTGGCACAACATCTTGTACAGACATGATGGATCCTAATGGCTTTGGTGATTGCctggctttgagtgaaatgtctcaacactattggatggattgccatcaaTTTTGGTACAGACAGTCAGGATGAAATGTAATATATCCGGTGATCCCTTATCTTTTCATTTCGTACAATCATCAGGTctaaatttcagtttgtttaatgGCCAAAatcctgcaaaactaatgacattcccatcagcctcagctgtaccaTGTTTAttgctgattagcaaatgttagcatgctaaaatgctaaactaagatggtaaataTGCCTAAATATTACAGCTGCTAAACATCCAAATGTTAGTATTGTTATTGTAACCATGTTAGTTTGTGGACTAACATGCACTGCTCTGTCTAGCACACAGAGAAGCTAGCATGGGTGCAGACTGTTGGTCTTGATGATACATGGGTCACCACTGGAATCCATTGTAAGTTCTGCTGCTTCAAGCTGCATCTGCCaggtgagcttgtgtgtgtgtgtgtgtgtgtgtgtgggtgtgtccaTCTGGGTAACATGCGTACATGACTCAtggtgtctttctctgtcttgtgTAATCACTTGCAACCTCTGACAACGAGGacatatttcacacaaagtgcagcttctTGTCCACTTGAATCATCCCTTAACACAGCTAGTGAGTAAGCTTAACCCTTGTTTCCACGGTTTTGCTGAATTACATATGTGCATGATCCATTTCAGtgtgattattttcttcttcctgctaAACACACGACATCAGACACATGTCAGTCACATTTTTTGACTCTCATGAGTCACTAGTCAGGCAGAAAGCAGCGCCCCCTTCACATGGTGTAACTGAAACAAATATACCAAATCTGGctccctctgtgtttccctcCCTCGATCACAATGAGccctctgttgctctctgaTGATACTGGAGCTCCCACAGTAACACCAGGCACAGTttgacagtgagtgtgtgagacagtgtgACTGAGTCTAACTTTTTCACTAAGTAACTGTGGACAGAAACAAAGTCTGAAAATATACAAAGACTGACTTTGTGCTCAGCTCGCAGCTGACTTTCATTCACCAGTAATCACAGTAGTGAATGAGAATAGTTGTCTGGCACATAAACTGtcctctctgtatgtctctttgtctcacatTTCTTTGTAAGCTCTATGTTGCATTTTTTGACCATCTCTCGtccattacattattattaacacaGTAGCAGCTCTTGTATTCTCAAACTGGGCTTCCTATAGGCCAAACCCAATTTCAAACTGTTTAAATccaaaagttagcaaacatgttgtctatttacacatccagcagacacagagcaacactagcattcatttggagtccttTTTCATGCaactttttagctctgtttttggtctccaccaacttctgagAGAAATCTATGACTGCTTAGcagctaaatgttccactatatTCACAAGATAGTCGTTAACTTTGTCTTTGAGGCATTGGGTAAGCACACAGTGGGTTATGAGAGCTTGGAGTGGAACCAAAACCATAACATTGTGGCCAgaacaccaaaacaatgagctgaaagaagctaaaatgcTCCATCAAGCTGTGGGACACCGCAGTGTTTGGTGATAATCCTTGatgggtttgtcactacgagtgacccctTTTACATTATACGCAGGCTTTTGAGCAGTTGttgatatgaaaatattgaccagagcagctttaaaaactAGTGTTGTTATATTGGGTACTTCCTGGCTACTTCACTGTGTTTGCTGCAAACGTAAACCAACAAGAAACACGTTTGGCTGTGGTTAGGAAACGAAACAAAGTGTGATATCATTACATAAAGGGAatgaacagataaacagattaCTTTTTATATTGACgtacatttttcatgtatttagtTTTACATTAAGATTTTCATAACAGACTCCAGGCAACATTATAATCTTACAGTTTATAAAGGATATGTAATATAACCTGGAGTATAGTGTT
The window above is part of the Enoplosus armatus isolate fEnoArm2 chromosome 2 unlocalized genomic scaffold, fEnoArm2.hap1 SUPER_2_unloc_1, whole genome shotgun sequence genome. Proteins encoded here:
- the LOC139307087 gene encoding adhesion G protein-coupled receptor E5-like, with protein sequence MGSGKELLILGLLCMLWKCYSQCLQGFVSRGRGCVDDNECSHSEAACGKYTNCFNTVGSYYCQCKTGYKNIHQKYNFTVVDGQCQDVNECIEDSNICGHAAYCSNLIGNYSCSCRSGYTDANSGPGGCIDIDECKEDEMKDLCGVDGTCENINGSYWCKCPKGYTNYGTRRTPCSELDCDSFNADSGSAPSLEGLADILFMMRNNCLALSNPSTAHERKADGEALLEKLFTATVAILSPGHVDSSDGVTRLLGVVENAIMLIGPQLKDNRTKLETTETDTEIAVHRGTTRPTGPIHLSNENANLDTDWATAAGTGSYPGFALAALLSYKNLEGSVNRSFGELTGHEKDGVDPSFQIFSKVVSVVVSNPSTLSLSRPVNITLRHLQDIEESPEVSHICAYWSERGTWSTDGCYQQHSNATHTVCTSEHLSSFAVLMALYPMEHTFGLLVVTKIGLIISLLCLILCILTFKFCRSIQGTRTTIHLHLCVCLFNADLIFLAGISRTEPVGGCRFVAALLHFFFLAVFIWMLLEGVQLYRMVVLVFNANIRPLYLFVTGYGAPLVIVVISGIIRPKGYGTDQHCWLSLKDGLIWSFFGPVCFIIILNVFFFIVTVWKLAQKFTSLNPDLSKLHKIRAFTVTAIAQMCILGLMWVFGAFMFEKGSPAVAYIFTILNSLQGALVFIMHCLLSKQVRDEYAHFLSCICTPQKKRLSDFSSTNPSSSQSQGSRSGQITGESQI